A stretch of the Cyprinus carpio isolate SPL01 chromosome B4, ASM1834038v1, whole genome shotgun sequence genome encodes the following:
- the LOC109067421 gene encoding D(4) dopamine receptor-like: MVNVTPSIDPAVAHERYNYLALICGVPLILIIILGNVLVCLSVLTERSLKTATNYFIVSLAVADLLLAVLVLPLYVYSEFLGGMWTLSMYICDALMTMDVMLCTASILNLCAISVDRYIAVVVPLKYNRNQFSVRQLALITATWVLSLGVASPVIFGLNQVPNRDPHVCKLEDNQFVVYSSICSFFVPCPVMLLLYYWMFRGLKRWSSGRSRSHLHHSSRGRRSLSLRLGAALQKEKGRAREKVVYLMPASLSPTSLTATPTTPVSPASPVTLTTDELAEGQMPAAESDPMTTQMDSASDAENPERATEDEGGQENGVGKNHRPHTGRHHSKSNRVSGRERKAMKVLPVVVGVFLACWTPFFVVHVTKALCESCDIGPTLISVVTWLGYVNSAVNPIIYTAFNVEFRNVFHKLLCCRT, encoded by the exons ATGGTCAATGTGACACCCAGTATAGACCCCGCGGTGGCCCACGAGAGGTACAACTACCTCGCATTGATATGCGGCGTGCctctcatcctcatcatcatcttgGGGAACGTCCTAGTGTGTCTCAGTGTGTTGACCGAACGTTCTCTTAAAACCGCAACTAACTACTTCATCGTCAGTTTGGCTGTGGCTGACCTTCTTTTGGCTGTGCTGGTCCTCCCGCTCTACGTCTACTCTGAG tTCCTGGGGGGCATGTGGACCCTGAGTATGTACATCTGTGATGCCCTAATGACTATGGACGTGATGCTCTGTACTGCCTCCATTTTGAATCTATGTGCAATTAGTGTGGACAG GTACATTGCAGTAGTGGTCCCTCTGAAATACAACAGGAACCAGTTTAGTGTTCGTCAGCTAGCCTTGATCACAGCCACCTGGGTGCTTTCACTAGGTGTAGCCAGTCCTGTCATATTCGGCTTAAACCAGGTGCCCAACAGGGACCCTCATGTGTGTAAGCTGGAGGACAACCAGTTTGTGGTCTATTCCTCCATCTGCTCCTTCTTTGTCCCGTGCCCTGTCATGCTCCTCCTGTACTACTGGATGTTCAGGGGACTAAAGCGATGGAGCTCTGGCCGTAGCCGGTCGCACCTCCACCACTCATCCAGAGGCCGTAGAAGCCTGTCTTTGCGCCTAGGAGCGGCTCTACAGAAGGAGAAGGGACGGGCGAGGGAGAAGGTGGTGTACCTCATGCCTGCAAGTCTCAGTCCGACATCTCTCACCGCTACCCCGACTACTCCAGTCTCCCCAGCTAGCCCGGTTACTCTTACCACAGATGAGCTGGCAGAAGGTCAGATGCCGGCAGCAGAGAGTGACCCCATGACCACCCAGATGGACAGTGCTTCGGATGCAGAGAACCCTGAGCGTGCCACTGAAGATGAGGGCGGACAGGAGAATGGTGTAGGGAAGAACCATCGCCCTCATACGGGACGCCACCACAGCAAGAGCAACAGGGTGAGCGGACGAGAGCGGAAGGCAATGAAGGTGCTGCCCGTGGTTGTGG GTGTGTTTCTGGCCTGTTGGACTCCTTTCTTCGTGGTCCATGTGACAAAGGCGCTGTGTGAGTCATGTGACATCGGGCCGACGCTGATCAGTGTGGTCACATGGCTTGGTTACGTGAACAGCGCCGTCAACCCCATCATCTACACTGCCTTCAATGTCGAGTTCAGGAACGTCTTTCACAAACTGCTCTGCTGTCGCACCTGA